A genomic segment from Acidobacteriota bacterium encodes:
- a CDS encoding SDR family NAD(P)-dependent oxidoreductase: MSNTKQPGSPDGPPREEPVAIIGMACRFPGSKDLAGYWRQLLAGENAVVEGPPGSVIGRPGRQFPQFDAGNEAIRFGAYVEDLDRFDAEFFRISPIEAQMLDPQQRMMLEVSWWALEDAAIDPGSLKGSRTGVYAGISIMDYRDMAISDPGTSEAAAGLYAATGNALNTAIGRVSFVLGLEGPSMAIDTACSSSLVAIHQAVAGLQRGEADLVLAGGVHAQFAGRPLELRANAGMLSPTGQCWTFDAAADGFVSGEGCGLIVLKRLGDAKADGDRIWAVIPGSAVNQDGASQGLTVPSAPSQEKAMEEALARAGAAPSDVDYLEAHGTGTIVGDPIELNAAAAVYGRERDTEHPLLVGSVKTNIGHLGPAAGVAGLIKAVLAMRHGVIPRHLNFSEPNPRIDWDRLPVRITDGMTDWPLHSDRPRLAGVNSFGWSGTNGHVLVQGYDGLEAPAGAARASFPASVRLPVKVRTVPGEEPLGEPGTRETRCLPLSARSPEALRDVAGRYLSWLDEGTDPDLSDLAWTAAVGRSHFAHRAGLVFSEAAQLRHQLEALAAGEGGEAPRAAQKVAFVFTGQASQWPGMGRALYEREPVFRSVLDRCDRLLSEDREVSLLDVMFGENGTDGLLDEPTWTQPAIYSLECALVALWDSLGVEPSVVVGHSLGEIAAAQAAGGFTLEQGLRYASARGTLMGATRADGAMAAVFAPPSRVAEAVAEHNAGSDDADLSVAVDNGAQQVVSGPAAELDAVLARFETEGVKTHRLRRSPAYHSALIEPALDELEAAVREIAPSPPAPSVPLVSNITGRLLDPDDRMDAAYWRRHAREPVAFRVSVETLAEMGVDAVVEIGPHAVLGPVVSMIWPASAPAGSPPVLASLRRPPRDAEEPPIDTSGGFTEAVAGAWEAGLDIEFEGLFAGEERRRITLPGYPFQRVQHWVRTSKRRHKADGHPLLGVRHESPRGEVMFETEVFASDPAWLLDHLVYEQVVVPGGLHGGMAVSVALSRGDGPAVVDELQIYSPLMLDEEDPESGAGSGGRTLQFVLDGSDDLAERPFEIFTKGEGEEGWTLHAGGRLSSGRPDVEPLPPLDVEALKAELTPQDPVEFYAMRSATGIYLGPSYHTIESAWATEGESLAILALNDSVDATGMELHPLLLDGCFQVLSLARHHTVSEQGAVYMPFGWQRLWVAGPMPTRLLCHATVRTSAARNGEDTASSEPPEVVTGDVRFYSTEGAPLGGLFGFTVKRATRGALLSARAGMKDLLYEVAWREQPLDGSLPAADFLSSPAMVAGQSRTLAEHLADRDVEAADRVTLLRDLERLSQAYVLSALEGLGWQRRAEAEVSPEDLRRELNVVDEHGRLFRRLLAILSEAGILSPSDGGYVVAAGADAPLPDEALADPERLAEELRDKHPHGSNELGLLSRCGPALAEVLLGSTDPMTLMFSDEGPGAAGVYLQAPANRSANRMLGDAVDAAISGLPEDRRLRVLEVGAGTGSATEAVLPRLPSDRLDYTFTDISAGFFSQAEERFAATGTPIEYRRLDIEADPVAQGFDAHVYDLVIAANVLHATRDLGETLSHCRDLLAPSGQLVALEGLRHRTWQDLTFGLLDGWWRFADVYRAEHAFARPPEWRRALGDAGFSDVEFLGTRDPDSDEHLGSSVILARGPAEVAPASGAWVLAADGAGTAEQLAAELASRNQTVLLVRAEGDAGGPPPEVPGVTTAALERTDREAWRSMLAGLPEQPPLRGVVHLTALDGRGASATTEEMEEDVTHAASTALALAQGAIDAGVGPTEGVWFVTRGAQVLEQDLLGRTSGELAGATLWGFGKAMSWEASHLQPKLIDLDPSQETPAVPDLLQELLFADSETLIALRGGVRRAARLIRPGVDDSRLALPEDPDWVVGPEDPEAGRTTLRAKPRPRPDLEPGEVRVAVEAMGLNFVDALMSIGAVSTGGEIGRELVGRVLETGEDVEGIATGDLVAGMGFGSFTPEMVTNAALVVPAPAGLSTAALATVPICFVTADLAFRTADLQAGERALIHAGAGGVGLAAIQLAQAAGAEVFATASAAKQPFLRSLGVAHVFDSRETAFGEEILRATDGEGVHVVLNSLTSEGFIEASLACLGPGGRFVEIGKRGIWSAQEMSASRPDVAYSVLDVDELKRTDPVRAGASLTRIMDRLAAGELSPLPHTVWPLCEMESAMDAMRAARHIGKNVLRMPPLAGGGLRPDRAYLVTGGLGGIGCAVARWLAEQGAGTVVLNGRRDPDPEAEAVIRELREAGADVRVEIADVTDFAAVDALLARIDQGPKPLGGVIHSVGVLSDGVIENQTWDRFEQVLWPKILGAWHLHQATRSRELDLFVLFSSGIGVVGNPGQSNHSAANAFLDQLAAHRRGLGLPGQSIAWGAWSGIGEAEEQRERIRRRFDHTAAEWITPEQGIEALDRLVRQDVTAPMVTATDWSIVAEEFGTPPPFFDELLATRKVRRRQTEEPAASSGLMAQLREAPSEEKRNLLEAFIQQELQSVLHLPSPPSATVGFFDVGMDSLMAVELRNRLNRAFAGEYTTSNTIVFDYPSTAELAGHLAGEIESLTGAPRVPEKPVAQPRRQTTETDQEGIAIVGMACRFPGAPDVATYWEQLLAGADLVTEGRTGVDYWLDRVGDPEAEHPAYRWGGYVGGLELFDARFFGLRPIAAEAMDPQQRMLLETSWQALEDAGIDPEDLRGSRTGVFAGLNASEYRDLMIASGSDGGSVGTMSSTTVGRVAYTLGLMGPALPFQLQCAASLAAVHAAATGLERGEVDLALAGGVNAIFSPNFSKLLLEHGLLTSTGRCATFDASAEGYVRGEGCGVVLLKRLSEAVAAGDRIWAVIRGSAVNHNGTAAGMTMPSGPAQEQVIEEALSRAGIAPADVDYLEAHGGGSEIGDSIEVQAAAAVYGRERDAERPLLIGTAKTNMGHLESAAGIAGLIKVVLAMRHGVIPKHLHFETPNPGVDWDRLPVRVTSERTHWPPGNGRPARAGVSAFGFSGTNAHVVVEGYAAPDGESEPGERQTRILPLSAKSETALRSLAGRFLGWVDGHNGDLESDGSAAGPLLSDLAWTAGTGRSHFPHRAAVVFRDGASLVDRLRALAEANGGPKPREATNVAFVYAGLESRWPGMGEALYRTEPVVRSVLDRCDEVLQKQRGESLLEVMFGRTDAAGALDDPAWACPAVYTLECALTALWSSIGIRPSVVVGFDAGEFAAAHAARIFSLEDGLRLAAAAGESAAADGLAGCTERLAEELVLERPSLTMIRGVDGRPLAADDALAASFWLQRVAGSTAPEASAATLADRGVEVVLEVGPGQSLAPAIADAWPASDASAAGDEGTSNAPLVLASLRPPSGEATESRPGGGFLEAAAAAYEAGLPVSFAGLFAGENRRRISLPGYPFERRRHWVDPPSKPV, encoded by the coding sequence ATGTCGAACACCAAGCAACCAGGTTCTCCGGATGGCCCGCCCCGCGAGGAGCCGGTAGCGATCATCGGCATGGCCTGCCGCTTCCCCGGCAGCAAGGACCTCGCCGGCTATTGGAGACAGCTCCTGGCCGGCGAGAACGCGGTAGTGGAAGGCCCGCCCGGCTCCGTCATCGGGCGCCCGGGGCGGCAGTTCCCCCAGTTCGACGCCGGCAACGAGGCAATCCGCTTCGGAGCGTACGTCGAGGATCTCGACCGGTTCGACGCGGAGTTCTTCCGCATCTCTCCCATCGAGGCGCAGATGCTCGACCCCCAGCAGCGCATGATGCTGGAGGTGAGCTGGTGGGCGCTCGAGGACGCGGCCATCGACCCCGGGAGCCTGAAGGGCAGCCGCACCGGCGTGTATGCCGGCATCAGCATCATGGACTACCGGGACATGGCGATCTCGGATCCCGGCACGAGCGAGGCCGCGGCCGGGCTCTACGCCGCCACCGGCAACGCCCTGAACACGGCGATCGGCCGGGTGTCCTTCGTTCTCGGCCTGGAAGGGCCGTCGATGGCGATCGACACCGCCTGCTCGTCCTCGCTGGTCGCCATCCACCAGGCCGTAGCCGGGCTCCAACGTGGCGAGGCGGACCTGGTTCTGGCCGGCGGCGTCCATGCCCAGTTCGCCGGACGCCCACTCGAACTGCGCGCCAACGCGGGCATGCTGTCGCCCACGGGCCAGTGCTGGACCTTCGACGCGGCCGCCGACGGTTTCGTCTCCGGCGAGGGCTGCGGCCTGATCGTGCTCAAGCGCCTCGGCGATGCGAAGGCGGACGGCGACCGGATCTGGGCCGTCATCCCCGGCTCGGCGGTCAATCAGGACGGCGCCAGCCAGGGTCTGACCGTGCCCAGCGCTCCGTCCCAGGAGAAGGCGATGGAGGAGGCCCTGGCGCGCGCCGGCGCCGCCCCCTCCGACGTCGACTACCTGGAGGCCCACGGCACCGGCACGATCGTCGGCGATCCCATCGAGCTGAACGCGGCGGCAGCCGTCTACGGACGCGAGCGCGACACGGAACACCCCCTGCTGGTGGGTTCCGTCAAGACGAACATCGGACATCTCGGACCCGCCGCCGGCGTCGCGGGCCTGATCAAGGCGGTCCTGGCGATGAGGCACGGGGTCATCCCCCGTCACCTGAACTTCAGCGAACCGAATCCCCGCATCGACTGGGACCGCCTGCCCGTGCGGATCACCGACGGAATGACGGATTGGCCCCTCCACTCCGACCGGCCACGGCTGGCCGGCGTCAACTCGTTCGGCTGGTCGGGGACCAACGGCCACGTGCTGGTGCAGGGCTACGACGGGCTGGAGGCCCCTGCCGGCGCCGCTCGCGCGTCCTTCCCGGCCAGTGTCCGCCTGCCCGTCAAGGTCCGGACGGTGCCGGGCGAGGAACCGCTCGGGGAACCGGGAACACGCGAAACCCGCTGCCTGCCGCTCTCGGCCAGGTCGCCCGAGGCCCTGCGCGACGTGGCCGGGCGCTATCTGTCCTGGCTCGACGAAGGAACGGACCCGGACCTCTCCGACCTCGCCTGGACGGCCGCGGTCGGGAGGAGCCACTTCGCGCACCGGGCCGGCCTCGTCTTTAGCGAGGCCGCCCAGCTCCGGCACCAACTGGAGGCCCTCGCCGCCGGAGAAGGCGGCGAAGCGCCCCGAGCAGCGCAGAAGGTGGCCTTCGTCTTCACCGGCCAGGCCAGTCAATGGCCCGGAATGGGCAGGGCCCTGTACGAACGGGAGCCCGTGTTCCGCTCGGTGCTCGACCGCTGTGACCGGCTGCTCTCCGAGGATCGCGAGGTCTCGCTGCTGGACGTCATGTTCGGAGAGAACGGGACCGACGGCCTGCTCGACGAACCGACCTGGACCCAGCCCGCCATCTACTCCCTGGAGTGCGCGCTGGTCGCACTCTGGGACAGCCTGGGTGTTGAGCCGAGCGTCGTCGTCGGCCACAGCCTGGGCGAGATCGCGGCGGCGCAAGCGGCGGGCGGCTTCACTCTCGAGCAGGGTCTTCGATACGCCTCAGCCCGCGGCACTCTGATGGGCGCCACGCGGGCCGACGGCGCGATGGCCGCCGTCTTCGCACCGCCGTCCCGCGTCGCCGAAGCGGTGGCCGAGCACAACGCCGGCTCGGACGACGCGGACCTCTCGGTCGCCGTCGACAACGGAGCGCAGCAGGTCGTGAGCGGGCCGGCCGCCGAACTCGACGCGGTCCTCGCCCGCTTCGAAACCGAGGGCGTCAAGACGCACCGGCTGCGGCGGAGCCCCGCCTACCACAGCGCCCTGATCGAACCCGCCCTGGACGAGCTGGAAGCAGCCGTCCGGGAGATCGCGCCCTCGCCTCCGGCTCCCTCCGTCCCCCTGGTCAGCAACATCACGGGCCGCTTGCTCGACCCGGACGACCGGATGGACGCCGCGTACTGGCGTCGCCACGCCCGCGAGCCGGTGGCGTTTCGGGTCAGCGTCGAGACCCTGGCGGAGATGGGAGTCGATGCGGTCGTGGAGATCGGCCCCCACGCCGTGCTGGGCCCCGTGGTCTCGATGATCTGGCCCGCGTCGGCGCCTGCGGGATCCCCGCCGGTTCTCGCCAGTCTGCGGCGTCCGCCTCGCGACGCCGAGGAGCCGCCCATCGACACCAGCGGCGGCTTCACCGAGGCCGTTGCCGGCGCCTGGGAGGCGGGCCTCGACATCGAGTTCGAGGGTCTGTTCGCCGGCGAGGAGCGACGCCGGATCACCCTGCCCGGCTATCCCTTCCAGCGCGTCCAGCACTGGGTCCGGACATCGAAGCGCCGACACAAGGCCGACGGACATCCGCTGCTCGGCGTCCGCCACGAATCGCCTCGCGGCGAGGTCATGTTCGAGACGGAAGTGTTCGCCTCGGATCCCGCGTGGCTGCTGGATCACCTGGTCTACGAGCAGGTGGTCGTCCCCGGCGGGCTCCACGGCGGCATGGCGGTCTCGGTGGCGCTGAGCCGTGGCGACGGGCCGGCGGTCGTGGACGAACTGCAGATCTACAGCCCGCTGATGCTCGACGAGGAGGATCCCGAAAGCGGAGCGGGCAGCGGAGGCCGCACCCTGCAGTTCGTCCTGGACGGCTCGGACGACCTCGCGGAACGCCCCTTCGAGATCTTCACGAAGGGAGAGGGCGAAGAGGGCTGGACCCTTCACGCCGGCGGTCGACTCTCCTCGGGAAGGCCGGACGTCGAACCGCTTCCGCCGCTCGACGTGGAAGCGCTCAAGGCCGAGTTGACGCCCCAGGATCCGGTCGAGTTCTACGCGATGCGGTCCGCGACCGGCATCTACCTCGGCCCGTCGTACCACACGATCGAATCCGCCTGGGCAACGGAGGGTGAGTCCCTGGCCATACTCGCGCTCAACGACTCGGTCGACGCGACGGGGATGGAACTGCATCCCCTGCTGCTGGACGGCTGCTTCCAGGTCCTGTCGCTGGCCCGCCACCACACCGTTTCCGAGCAGGGGGCGGTGTACATGCCGTTCGGCTGGCAGAGGCTGTGGGTGGCGGGACCGATGCCGACCAGGCTCCTCTGCCACGCAACCGTGAGGACATCCGCCGCGCGGAACGGAGAGGACACCGCATCTTCCGAGCCGCCCGAAGTCGTGACGGGGGACGTTCGGTTCTACTCCACCGAAGGGGCGCCGCTCGGCGGACTGTTCGGCTTCACCGTCAAGCGAGCCACCCGCGGCGCCCTTCTCTCGGCCAGGGCCGGGATGAAGGACCTGCTGTACGAGGTCGCCTGGCGGGAGCAGCCGCTGGACGGAAGCCTGCCGGCCGCGGACTTCCTGAGCAGCCCGGCGATGGTCGCCGGCCAGTCGCGCACCCTCGCCGAACACCTGGCGGACCGCGACGTCGAAGCGGCGGACCGGGTCACCCTGCTCCGGGACCTCGAGCGGCTGTCCCAGGCCTACGTCCTCTCGGCGCTCGAGGGATTGGGATGGCAGCGCCGGGCAGAGGCGGAGGTCTCCCCCGAGGATCTTCGCCGCGAACTGAACGTCGTCGATGAACACGGTCGCCTTTTCCGCCGGCTCCTGGCCATCCTGTCCGAGGCGGGCATCCTGAGCCCCTCCGACGGGGGCTACGTCGTAGCGGCCGGAGCGGACGCCCCCCTCCCGGACGAGGCCCTGGCGGACCCCGAACGGCTCGCCGAGGAGCTTCGGGACAAGCACCCCCACGGCTCCAACGAGCTCGGCCTCCTCAGCCGCTGCGGCCCGGCTCTCGCCGAGGTGCTCCTGGGAAGCACGGATCCGATGACGCTGATGTTCAGCGACGAAGGGCCCGGCGCGGCGGGCGTGTACCTCCAGGCGCCGGCCAACCGCTCCGCGAACCGGATGCTCGGAGACGCGGTCGACGCGGCCATCTCCGGCCTGCCGGAGGATCGCCGGCTGCGGGTACTGGAAGTCGGAGCGGGTACCGGATCCGCCACCGAGGCGGTTCTCCCGCGCCTGCCTTCCGACCGGCTCGACTACACCTTCACCGACATCTCGGCAGGCTTCTTCTCGCAGGCCGAAGAACGCTTCGCCGCGACCGGCACGCCGATCGAGTACCGGCGCCTGGACATCGAGGCGGATCCCGTGGCACAGGGCTTCGACGCTCACGTCTACGACCTGGTCATCGCAGCGAATGTGCTGCACGCGACCCGGGACCTGGGAGAGACGCTGTCCCACTGCCGCGACCTGCTCGCGCCGTCCGGTCAACTGGTTGCCCTCGAAGGTCTGCGGCACCGGACCTGGCAGGATCTGACGTTCGGGCTCCTGGACGGATGGTGGCGCTTCGCCGACGTCTATCGGGCGGAGCATGCCTTCGCCAGACCGCCCGAGTGGCGGAGGGCACTGGGCGACGCCGGCTTCTCGGATGTGGAGTTCCTGGGAACCCGCGATCCGGACAGCGACGAACACCTCGGTTCGAGCGTCATCCTCGCCCGGGGGCCGGCCGAGGTCGCCCCTGCGTCGGGCGCCTGGGTCCTTGCGGCGGACGGCGCCGGCACGGCGGAGCAACTCGCCGCTGAACTGGCCTCCCGCAACCAGACCGTCCTTCTGGTCCGCGCGGAAGGCGATGCCGGCGGTCCCCCACCCGAAGTTCCCGGTGTCACGACCGCCGCCCTCGAGCGCACGGACCGCGAAGCCTGGCGGTCAATGCTGGCGGGACTACCCGAGCAACCGCCTCTCCGGGGCGTGGTGCACCTCACCGCCCTGGACGGACGCGGAGCGTCGGCGACCACGGAGGAGATGGAGGAGGACGTAACCCATGCGGCGTCCACAGCGCTGGCTCTGGCGCAGGGCGCCATCGACGCCGGCGTCGGTCCGACGGAGGGTGTCTGGTTCGTTACGCGCGGCGCCCAGGTCCTCGAGCAGGACCTTCTGGGAAGAACGTCCGGCGAACTTGCCGGCGCCACCCTCTGGGGTTTCGGAAAGGCGATGTCCTGGGAGGCGTCCCACCTTCAGCCGAAACTGATCGATCTCGACCCCTCCCAGGAAACGCCCGCGGTCCCGGATCTTCTCCAGGAACTCCTCTTCGCCGATTCCGAAACCCTCATCGCCCTGCGGGGAGGCGTCCGCCGGGCCGCCCGCCTGATTCGGCCCGGCGTCGACGATTCGCGGCTCGCCCTGCCGGAGGATCCCGACTGGGTCGTCGGTCCCGAGGATCCGGAAGCCGGCCGGACCACGCTCCGAGCGAAGCCGCGGCCCCGGCCCGACCTCGAACCTGGTGAGGTCCGGGTCGCCGTCGAGGCGATGGGCCTCAACTTCGTCGACGCGCTGATGAGCATCGGCGCGGTTTCCACCGGAGGCGAGATCGGCCGAGAACTGGTCGGCCGCGTCCTGGAGACCGGCGAGGATGTCGAAGGCATCGCGACCGGCGACCTGGTGGCCGGGATGGGATTCGGTTCATTCACGCCGGAGATGGTCACCAATGCGGCACTCGTGGTACCCGCTCCCGCCGGGCTCTCCACCGCCGCCCTCGCGACCGTGCCCATCTGCTTCGTCACAGCCGATCTCGCATTCCGGACGGCGGATCTTCAGGCCGGAGAGCGCGCGCTGATCCACGCCGGGGCCGGCGGCGTCGGCCTTGCCGCGATTCAACTGGCTCAAGCCGCCGGCGCCGAGGTCTTCGCGACCGCCAGCGCGGCCAAGCAGCCCTTCCTCCGCTCCCTCGGCGTCGCCCACGTGTTCGACAGTCGGGAGACCGCGTTCGGCGAGGAGATCCTGCGGGCGACGGACGGCGAGGGCGTCCACGTCGTCCTGAACAGCCTGACCAGCGAGGGTTTCATCGAAGCGAGCCTCGCCTGCCTGGGTCCCGGCGGCCGCTTCGTCGAGATCGGAAAGCGGGGCATCTGGAGCGCACAGGAGATGTCCGCGTCGCGTCCCGACGTCGCGTACTCCGTCCTCGACGTGGATGAGCTGAAGCGGACCGATCCGGTGCGCGCCGGCGCTTCCCTCACCCGGATCATGGATCGCCTCGCGGCCGGCGAGCTGTCGCCTCTACCGCACACGGTCTGGCCGCTCTGCGAGATGGAATCGGCGATGGACGCCATGCGCGCCGCCCGGCACATCGGCAAGAACGTCCTCCGCATGCCGCCGCTCGCCGGGGGCGGCCTCCGCCCGGATCGCGCCTACCTCGTCACCGGCGGCCTGGGCGGGATCGGCTGCGCGGTCGCCCGCTGGCTTGCCGAGCAGGGCGCCGGCACGGTCGTTCTCAACGGCCGCCGGGATCCCGATCCGGAGGCCGAAGCGGTCATCCGCGAGCTGCGCGAAGCCGGCGCCGACGTGCGGGTGGAGATCGCCGACGTCACGGACTTCGCCGCCGTCGACGCGTTGCTCGCCCGCATCGATCAGGGTCCGAAGCCGCTGGGAGGCGTCATCCACAGCGTCGGCGTCCTCTCGGACGGGGTCATCGAGAATCAGACCTGGGACCGCTTCGAGCAGGTGCTGTGGCCCAAGATCCTCGGCGCCTGGCATCTCCATCAGGCCACAAGGAGCAGAGAGCTCGACCTGTTCGTCCTGTTCTCGAGCGGGATCGGCGTGGTCGGCAACCCCGGGCAGTCGAACCACTCCGCCGCCAACGCCTTCCTCGACCAGCTCGCCGCGCACCGGCGCGGGCTGGGACTCCCCGGCCAATCGATCGCCTGGGGAGCCTGGTCGGGCATCGGGGAAGCGGAAGAGCAGAGGGAGCGGATCAGGAGGCGGTTCGACCACACCGCCGCGGAGTGGATCACTCCCGAACAGGGAATCGAGGCGCTCGATCGGCTGGTCAGGCAGGACGTGACCGCGCCCATGGTCACCGCGACCGACTGGTCCATCGTCGCCGAAGAGTTCGGGACACCGCCGCCGTTCTTCGACGAGCTGCTTGCGACGAGGAAGGTCCGGCGCCGGCAGACGGAGGAGCCGGCCGCCTCCAGCGGCCTGATGGCACAACTGCGGGAGGCGCCGTCGGAAGAGAAACGGAATCTGCTGGAGGCCTTCATCCAGCAGGAGCTGCAGTCCGTGCTGCACCTCCCGTCGCCGCCCTCGGCGACCGTCGGCTTCTTCGACGTGGGCATGGACTCGCTGATGGCGGTGGAGCTGCGGAACCGGCTGAACCGCGCCTTCGCCGGCGAGTACACGACGTCCAACACGATCGTCTTCGATTACCCCAGCACGGCGGAACTCGCTGGCCACCTGGCAGGCGAGATCGAAAGCCTCACCGGCGCGCCCCGCGTTCCCGAGAAGCCTGTCGCACAGCCCCGCCGTCAGACGACCGAAACGGACCAGGAGGGCATCGCCATCGTCGGCATGGCCTGCCGCTTCCCCGGCGCCCCGGATGTGGCGACCTACTGGGAGCAGCTCCTGGCGGGCGCCGATCTGGTCACGGAGGGACGCACCGGGGTCGACTACTGGCTCGACCGCGTCGGCGATCCCGAGGCCGAGCACCCGGCCTATCGCTGGGGCGGCTATGTCGGGGGTCTCGAACTGTTCGACGCCAGGTTCTTCGGCCTCCGGCCGATCGCGGCGGAGGCGATGGACCCGCAGCAGCGGATGCTGCTGGAGACGAGTTGGCAGGCCCTGGAGGATGCCGGGATTGATCCGGAAGATCTCAGGGGCAGCCGCACCGGCGTGTTCGCCGGGCTGAACGCGAGCGAATACCGGGACCTGATGATCGCAAGCGGCTCGGACGGCGGTTCCGTCGGCACGATGTCCAGCACCACCGTGGGACGGGTCGCCTACACGCTCGGTCTGATGGGCCCTGCCCTCCCCTTCCAGTTGCAGTGCGCGGCCTCGCTCGCGGCGGTCCACGCCGCGGCCACGGGGCTGGAGCGCGGCGAGGTGGACCTGGCCCTGGCCGGCGGCGTCAATGCGATCTTCTCTCCCAACTTCAGCAAACTCCTGCTCGAGCACGGCCTGCTGACGTCGACCGGACGTTGCGCCACGTTCGACGCTTCGGCGGAGGGCTACGTTCGCGGCGAGGGATGCGGCGTCGTCCTTCTCAAGCGGCTGAGCGAAGCGGTGGCCGCCGGCGATCGAATCTGGGCAGTGATCAGGGGCTCCGCCGTCAACCACAACGGCACCGCCGCGGGAATGACGATGCCGAGCGGTCCCGCCCAGGAACAGGTCATCGAGGAGGCGCTGTCCCGCGCCGGCATCGCACCGGCCGATGTCGACTACCTGGAGGCCCACGGCGGCGGATCCGAGATCGGCGACTCGATCGAGGTGCAGGCCGCGGCCGCCGTCTACGGCCGCGAGCGGGACGCCGAGCGTCCGCTGCTGATCGGGACGGCGAAGACGAACATGGGGCACCTCGAATCGGCCGCGGGCATCGCGGGACTCATCAAGGTCGTTCTCGCCATGCGCCACGGAGTCATTCCGAAGCACCTGCACTTCGAGACGCCGAACCCGGGCGTGGACTGGGACCGCCTACCCGTGCGGGTGACGTCCGAACGAACCCACTGGCCGCCGGGCAACGGCCGTCCGGCTCGCGCCGGAGTCAGTGCCTTCGGGTTCTCCGGGACGAACGCGCACGTCGTCGTGGAGGGCTACGCCGCGCCGGACGGCGAATCCGAGCCTGGCGAACGCCAGACCCGCATCCTGCCGCTCTCCGCGAAGTCGGAGACCGCCTTGCGGTCGCTCGCCGGCCGCTTCCTCGGCTGGGTCGACGGCCACAACGGCGACCTCGAGTCCGACGGCAGCGCCGCCGGTCCGCTCCTGTCCGACCTGGCATGGACCGCCGGCACCGGCCGCAGTCACTTCCCGCACCGCGCGGCGGTCGTGTTCCGCGACGGTGCATCGCTCGTCGACCGTCTCCGGGCCCTCGCCGAAGCGAACGGCGGGCCGAAGCCCCGGGAAGCGACGAACGTCGCCTTCGTCTACGCCGGCCTTGAGAGTCGGTGGCCCGGCATGGGAGAGGCGCTCTACCGGACCGAGCCGGTGGTTCGGTCGGTCCTCGACCGCTGCGACGAGGTGCTCCAGAAGCAACGCGGCGAATCGCTCCTGGAGGTCATGTTCGGGCGTACGGACGCGGCGGGCGCTCTCGACGACCCGGCCTGGGCCTGTCCTGCCGTCTATACGCTCGAGTGCGCGCTGACCGCCCTCTGGTCGAGTATCGGCATCCGGCCGAGTGTCGTTGTCGGCTTCGACGCAGGTGAGTTCGCGGCGGCCCACGCCGCCCGGATCTTCAGCCTGGAAGACGGCCTCCGTCTGGCGGCCGCCGCGGGCGAGTCGGCGGCGGCGGACGGGCTCGCCGGGTGTACCGAGCGACTCGCCGAGGAACTGGTCCTCGAACGTCCTTCCCTCACGATGATTCGCGGCGTGGACGGTCGCCCGCTGGCGGCA